In [Leptolyngbya] sp. PCC 7376, a genomic segment contains:
- a CDS encoding DUF2862 domain-containing protein: MEIGQKVQIYRLRDRVEKEVADKLGKVGTIKDFRVTDGSGIGAFVAFDDSTTAWFFGDEIRPAS; the protein is encoded by the coding sequence ATGGAAATTGGGCAAAAAGTACAAATATATCGCTTACGTGACCGCGTGGAAAAAGAGGTCGCAGACAAACTCGGCAAAGTCGGTACAATCAAAGACTTTCGCGTTACAGACGGCAGTGGCATCGGTGCATTCGTAGCTTTCGATGACAGCACGACCGCATGGTTTTTCGGCGATGAAATCCGTCCAGCATCCTAA
- a CDS encoding recombinase family protein — MAIFAYTYTDPLLDEPVDTAIWGVEVDRIYTDIGQRRELNRFLQTLPHKSPSYLLLRKLDELGDTLTEIGDRLQQLEDSGLIIITTEQDYHSSQCEKPQYLSQLLQGIGDRQRSRKLQQGHAKNRHNCLPPPGRAPYGYKRGQDRYLLDRSTAPIVQSFCEYFLLYGSLRGAVRHLERRFGKKIAVSTGRNWLTNPTYRGNLQYKDGTTIPQTHAAILNESEGAQIDRLLRRNRRLAPRSASAPRCLAGLVSCEQCQQPLTVSRVTQRRKTQEYLYLRSPRCPQENKCPAIAYQKVFETTIEAICQEFPKLIAQQQAPPLAAIQAQLKQTIAQKQDLIATLPSLIDQGIFDPETAKLRRYTLQNDIAQLQQKQNQLPPADLEAIAKTITLKQFWYDLSEAERRFYLREFLAQIQITPNPNKPWKIQLKFIF, encoded by the coding sequence GAACTCAATAGGTTTCTGCAAACTTTGCCCCATAAATCACCAAGTTATTTGTTGCTCCGGAAGTTAGATGAGCTGGGAGATACTCTCACAGAGATTGGCGATCGCCTCCAGCAGTTAGAAGATTCTGGGCTGATTATCATTACGACAGAGCAGGATTACCATTCGAGTCAGTGTGAAAAGCCACAATATTTAAGTCAACTGTTGCAAGGGATCGGCGATCGCCAAAGAAGCCGCAAACTTCAGCAAGGACACGCCAAAAACCGCCACAACTGTTTACCCCCACCCGGACGTGCACCCTACGGCTATAAACGCGGCCAAGACAGATATCTTCTCGATCGGAGCACTGCCCCCATCGTGCAATCTTTTTGCGAATATTTTTTGCTCTATGGCTCTTTGCGAGGAGCTGTTCGACATCTTGAGCGGCGCTTTGGCAAAAAAATTGCGGTGTCCACCGGACGGAATTGGCTAACAAATCCCACTTATCGCGGCAATCTCCAGTACAAAGACGGTACAACTATTCCCCAGACCCACGCTGCCATCCTCAATGAAAGTGAAGGTGCGCAAATTGATCGTCTCCTCCGCCGTAATCGTCGCCTTGCACCCCGCAGTGCCAGTGCACCCCGTTGTCTTGCTGGCTTAGTATCTTGCGAGCAGTGCCAGCAACCGCTAACCGTTTCTCGTGTCACTCAACGGCGCAAAACCCAAGAGTATCTTTACTTGCGATCGCCCCGTTGCCCTCAAGAAAATAAATGCCCGGCGATCGCCTACCAAAAAGTCTTTGAAACAACAATTGAAGCCATCTGCCAAGAATTCCCCAAACTGATCGCTCAGCAACAAGCTCCTCCTCTAGCGGCAATCCAAGCGCAACTAAAACAGACCATCGCCCAAAAACAAGACCTAATCGCCACGTTACCGAGCCTTATTGACCAAGGTATTTTCGACCCAGAAACCGCCAAGCTCCGCCGCTATACTCTCCAGAACGATATTGCCCAGCTCCAACAAAAACAGAACCAATTGCCTCCCGCCGACCTAGAGGCGATCGCCAAAACAATTACCCTTAAACAATTTTGGTATGACCTCTCCGAAGCCGAACGACGCTTTTATCTGAGAGAATTTTTGGCCCAGATCCAAATCACCCCAAACCCCAATAAACCGTGGAAAATCCAGCTAAAATTCATTTTTTAG